Within the Pseudomonas orientalis genome, the region CGGGCGCATCGCGTTCGATAAAGGCAATCAGCGCCTGCCCGTGCTCGTTGTTGCCGACGGTCGGCACGATGTGCGCAAACAACGCGCCGGTGCAGTAGAACTTCTCGCCGTCAACGCGGGCGAAGTCGCCGTCGATGCGAATCTGCGTGTCGAACGTGCCGGCGTTTTTGCTCTTGGCTTCGGAAAAGGCATTGCCGAAGCGATAGCCCGCCAGCACCTTGCCGAAGTAGTGGCGCTTCTGCTCCTCGGTGCCGGTTTGCAGGAGGATATCCACCACGCCGAGATGGTTCTGCGGAATCTGCCCCAGTGACGGGTCGGCGGCGGAGATCAGCTTGATCACCTCGGCCACGGTCACATACGAAACCTCGGCGCCGCCGTAGGCTTTTGGAATGGTGATGCCCCACAGGCCGCTGGCAGAGAACTCGTCGAGTTCCGCCACCGGCAGGCGCCGCTCACGGTCGCGCTCGCTGGCCTCCAGGGCAAACCGCGCCGCCAGCCGCGTGGCGACCTCGATGGCTTCCGCGTCCGAGCGGATGATATGGGCTGAGTGTTGAGGGTGGGCTGACATGGGCCGACTCCAGGCTCCGAATGAATAACGGAGCCTTTGCAGGAGTCGTGCCGTTTATAAATCACCTTGAAAATCAACAGGCTGTAGAAACAAGCGCTGTTTTTCGCGATCTCCGGGCAGCAAAATGTTCAATTGCTGTTGCGCTACCAACAGCTGAACCGGGCGGCGTTTTTATGGAAAGCCTGCAACACGCCGCGTCAGATGGTCTGGCTACCAGCGCCAAGGGGTCTGACCTCATACTTGCCCTCGACCACGCTATTGACCGCATGCTCCACCTCAGCCCTCGCCTGTGCTGCGCGCTCAGGGTTATTGGCTTCCCAGCGTTCAATATTTCGCCGCCCGAATTGATCGATAAAGGCGTTCTTCCTGTCGGCCATGATGGTTGTCATTTGTTGTGTGTCGACATTGTGTTCCGGGCTCTTGTCGCGGTACGGGAAGTCCTGACCGCCCGCCACCCAGTTTTCGGTAAAAAATTGCTGGAGTGCGGGCTCGGGCAATACCGATAATCTGTAGGCGACTTCAAGAGCAGGCCCGAGCGCCTTTTCGTGGCTCTGGATATTTTTGGCCTCATAAATATCGTTTTCGGTCTTGACCATATCCTTGATGGTGGAAAGAAGCGGCCTGCTGCGCGGGATGGTGCTGATGCCCGTCAGTGAGGGCGGAAAATCGCTGGAGAATGTGGAATCCTTGCGCTCGAACAAGCTGGTCGATTGCAACGGATTTTCCGGGCGCGCGCCCTGGGTTGCACGTTCAAAGCTCTCCGCCTTGGAAAGCCCGCCAAATCCCAACGTCCCGCTCCCGCCAAAATCAACCGTCATGCCCCTGTATTGGTCTTTGGCCGTGTCGGGTTGAAAATAACCAAAATTGCAAAATGAAAAATTCAGGTAATCCCAGTTATTAATCAATCGCGAGGCAAAGTAGTGCTGCTGCTGTTCCTGCTTGAGTGCTGGCGGCAACAAGTCATTGAGTTTCTCCAGCACCGAAAACTTGATCAGGTTTTCAGCCTTTACTTTATCCAGCACGCCCGGCGCCTGCCGATGCTGGCCGTCAGGAAAAGCTTGATAAATATCTTCAAGACGACTGTCCGCGTTTTTATAGGATTGAACGAGCGCATGATAAGAATCGATGACTTTCTTGACGGCTGGCGCGCTGACGAGCGACTTTTCACCTTCGGCCTTGAGTAATTCAGGCATCACCTTGGTATCTAACAGGAATGTACCAAGGTCCTTGAAGCTCGGCTCGACCTTGGACGCAACACACGCAAATTTTGACAAGTCCGCATTCGCGGAAAAGTCCCCTCTGGTGGTTTTATTAAAGTCAAAAAAACCTTCACAACCATTGCACAGCATCATCTTGGGCGCGCCCAAGCCGGTCATCGAGAACAGATTACCCATTACCACTTCTTCAGCGGCGACGTAATTGGTGTAGTAAGGGTTTTTTACGCGGTATAGCTCATTATCATGTTCGATAAACTGGGCATCACGCGTGAATAAAATCCCATTACTGCTGCGCTCCACGGGCACACCACCCGAGAGATTGACAGGTGCCTTCGGCTCCGTCCCGCGAGTTTGCTCTGTATCGGTGTTTGTTGTTGGCATACTTGAAGGCGCGGTCGCCAAGGTATAGGAAGCCAACGCCGGTGAACCTGAAGAAACTAACATAGCCATCACCTCTGTATAAAATAGACACATCCCAATGATTGCTTCATCCACTCAAGGTCGGCGAAGGGCAGTTACAAAAAGCAGCGCAGGACTCAATTATGCGAACAGCCAGCCACGCGCGCCTGCATGCCAGCCGCGCAAACCAGCCCTACGTGAGGTATGTTGTGCTTTTTATCGCGTTGATCCGATCTGGAGAACTCGGGAAAAAAGTAATGCACCCAACTTGGGACGTCGCGATGACTAATCCGAGAATCGCGACAGAGCTTTCGGTGTTGCTTCAAATCACCACATTGCGAACAAACCGAACAGCCCCGACGCCATCATTGCAATAGACGTGGGCTTGATCGCTGGAAAACATAAAAAACTCACCCGCCGCTATGTGTTTGTTCGTGCCATCCAACGTCAGGGTCAAACAGCCGTCGAACACAAAGACCTGCACGCTCCAGCCTTGCGGATCAGGTTCCGGACGATAGCGATCACCCGGCTCCAGACGCATCTCCCACAGTTCGACTTCACGCCGCGCCGTGGCCTTGGCCAGCAACACGGCTTTGCTGCCGGGGATATCCCCCGCCCAGGCCAGCTCATTGATGCGACTGTGGTCGCCGGCATCCGGTGCCTGGATCAGATCGCTGAACGCCACCTCCAGCGCTTCGGCCACACGGTCCAGGGTGGACAGGCTGACGTTCTTTTCACCGGCCTCGATGGCCACCAGCATGCGCCGGCTGACCCCGGACTTTTCCGCAAGCGCGGTCTGGCTCAAGTCGGCTGCGTGGCGCAGGCGCCGAACGTTCTGGCTGACGTGTTGCAGGACCGAAGCCCGGTGTGGATTTTCTTTGTGCACTATATTGCTCAATGGGTAGGTGTGCGCAGTATACTGCCCAGCGTGCGGCGCATTGTGCGGTCCGTGCCTTTCCCTTGCAAGACCGAGCCGCCATGACTGCCCAGCACTCCCCTTCGCGTTTCAATCGTTTCAGCAAAGCCGAATGCATCCTGGTGGTCATCACCATGATCTGGGGCGGCACCTTCTTGCTGGTGCAGCATGCCATGAGCGTCAGCGGGCCGATGTTTTTCGTCGGCCTGCGCTTTGCGGCAGCGGCCATTGTGGTCGGCTTTTTCTCCCTGCGTACGCTACGCGACCTGACGCTGTTCGAGTTGAAGGCCGGGGTGTTCATCGGCGTGGCGATCATGTTCGGCTACGGCTTGCAGACCATTGGCCTGCAGACGATCCTGAGCAGCCAGTCGGCGTTCATCACCGCGCTCTATGTGCCGTTTGTACCTTTATTGCAGTGGCTGGTGCTGGGTCGGCGTCCGGGGTTAATGCCGAGCATTGGCATCATGCTGGCGTTTGCCGGGTTGATGCTGTTGACCGGCCCGGCCGGTGCTTCGCTGAATTTCAGCTCCGGTGAAATCGCCACGCTGATCGGTGCCGTGGCGATTGCCGCCGAAATCATCCTGATCAGCGCTTTTGCCGGGCAAGTGGACGTGCGGCGGGTGACCGTGGTGCAACTGGCCACGGCGTCGCTGCTGTCATTCCTGATGGTGGTGCCGATGGGCGAGCCGTTGCCGGGCTTTTCCTGGCTGCTGTTGTTCAGCGCGGTGGGCCTGGGCTTGACCAGTGCGGTAATCCAGGTGGCGATGAACTGGGCGCAGCAGAGCGTGTCGCCGACCCGGGCCACCTTGATCTATGCCGGCGAGCCGGTGTGGGCCGGCGTAGTCGGGCGGATTGCCGGCGAGCGCTTCCCGCCGATCGCGATGGCAGGCGCGGTGTTGATTGTGGTGGCGGTGATTGTGAGCGAGTTGAAAACGCGGGGCCAAAAAGCCGTCGAGTTGCGCGATGAAAGGGAACAGGAACAGCAAGGGTAGGGTCCGAATGTAGCGGTGGCTTGATCGTTCCCACGCTCTGCGTGGGAGTGCAGCCCCGGACGCTCCGCGTCCAAGCTCGCAACTTGAGCCCTGCGCCATGGTGACGCAGAGCGTCACAGGAGGCATTCCCACGCAGAGCGTGGGAACGATCTAATGCCAAATGAGCAATTTCAGCCTACCTTGTAGGATCCTGCCACATCTTGCCGTTTGGTGATCGCGAAAGCGGCACGTATGATGCATCCCAAACTCCCGCAGATTAGAAGCCTATGTCCCTGATAGTTCTACTGCTTCTGCCATTCATTGGCAGCTGTCTGGCGGCCTTGCTGCCGCACAATGCACGTAATAGCGAATCCCTGCTGGCCGGCCTGGTGGCTCTGGTCGGCACCGTTCAAGTCGCCCTGCTCTACCCCCA harbors:
- a CDS encoding DMT family transporter; protein product: MTAQHSPSRFNRFSKAECILVVITMIWGGTFLLVQHAMSVSGPMFFVGLRFAAAAIVVGFFSLRTLRDLTLFELKAGVFIGVAIMFGYGLQTIGLQTILSSQSAFITALYVPFVPLLQWLVLGRRPGLMPSIGIMLAFAGLMLLTGPAGASLNFSSGEIATLIGAVAIAAEIILISAFAGQVDVRRVTVVQLATASLLSFLMVVPMGEPLPGFSWLLLFSAVGLGLTSAVIQVAMNWAQQSVSPTRATLIYAGEPVWAGVVGRIAGERFPPIAMAGAVLIVVAVIVSELKTRGQKAVELRDEREQEQQG
- a CDS encoding helix-turn-helix domain-containing protein — encoded protein: MHKENPHRASVLQHVSQNVRRLRHAADLSQTALAEKSGVSRRMLVAIEAGEKNVSLSTLDRVAEALEVAFSDLIQAPDAGDHSRINELAWAGDIPGSKAVLLAKATARREVELWEMRLEPGDRYRPEPDPQGWSVQVFVFDGCLTLTLDGTNKHIAAGEFFMFSSDQAHVYCNDGVGAVRFVRNVVI